A window of Cryptomeria japonica chromosome 3, Sugi_1.0, whole genome shotgun sequence contains these coding sequences:
- the LOC131027332 gene encoding peptide-N4-(N-acetyl-beta-glucosaminyl)asparagine amidase A: protein MEVHLKWWKMAVTMILMASEAHAMVNLGRQREILDQIQILTYQESQIHPQTEGSAYQVSQTEFRNETPPLVFFEVTKPIELPKERPCSIHVLQYDFAHTIGKPPVIVDYNPPKWCPDKWSKVIMEWKATCIGRQFDRIAGVWLSGVEILRTCTAEPTKTGIEWTIFRDITKYSPLLKSPQILEVKLDNVIDKTYTGIFHVNITFHFYEEKGEMGLHHYGYADSIMPISLPYSQNAGAWFQIHNASDVQGKSLRIPPNAYRAVLEIYVSFHADDEFWYSNPPNEYVEANNLTNTAGNGPFREVVVLVDDIVVGAVWPFPVVYTGGINPLFWRPVSGIGSFSLPSYEIEITSFLGRLLDGEEHKFSLTVTNALSVWFVDANLHLWLDNKSSRTSGKLTEYEAPPLKTNLHSKSNIVGLNGSFVTSAHRTISHSGWVESSQGKLTTHISQEYKYINSMTFENNGDVQIVEQSIRAKSSAILEVPTGILLSTQVDRSFPTYMYFAEVDKGNDTTLDTANFSNGFNMDISIVAPTDSFFSSLGTTQNAEGYIVIQKNLVSSGLGSTQQTYSYRSTEGCYSRSLSVSNYTFLSDHVDTFCGSTS, encoded by the coding sequence ATGGAGGTTCATCTGAAATGGTGGAAAATGGCTGTGACGATGATACTGATGGCCAGTGAAGCTCATGCAATGGTGAATCTTGGAAGGCAGAGGGAGATCTTGGATCAAATTCAAATACTCACATACCAGGAGAGTCAAATTCATCCCCAAACTGAAGGATCCGCGTACCAGGTTAGTCAAACTGAATTTCGAAATGAAACACCCCCATTGGTATTTTTTGAGGTCACAAAACCCATTGAACTTCCCAAGGAGAGGCCCTGCTCTATCCATGTTTTACAATATGATTTTGCGCACACAATAGGAAAACCTCCCGTAATAGTGGACTATAATCCCCCCAAATGGTGCCCTGACAAATGGAGTAAAGTGATTATGGAGTGGAAGGCAACATGTATAGGAAGGCAGTTCGATAGAATTGCAGGGGTATGGTTGAGTGGCGTGGAGATTCTGAGGACATGCACAGCAGAGCCCACAAAGACAGGAATTGAATGGACTATTTTCAGGGATATAACTAAGTATTCGCCACTGCTGAAGAGCCCTCAGATTCTTGAAGTGAAGCTTGACAATGTAATAGATAAAACCTATACTGGAATCTTTCATGTCAATATAACGTTCCATTTTTATGAAGAGAAGGGGGAGATGGGCTTGCATCATTATGGGTATGCAGATTCTATTATGCCCATTTCTTTGCCCTACTCACAGAATGCGGGCGCATGGTTCCAAATACACAATGCATCAGATGTGCAGGGGAAGTCGTTGCGCATACCACCTAATGCTTACAGGGCAGTTCTGGAGATTTATGTTTCATTCCATGCAGATGATGAGTTCTGGTACTCCAATCCCCCTAATGAGTATGTCGAGGCTAACAATTTGACCAACACAGCAGGTAATGGGCCTTTTAGAGAGGTAGTGGTTTTGGTAGATGATATAGTGGTTGGTGCTGTCTGGCCATTTCCTGTTGTTTATACAGGAGGGATTAATCCACTATTCTGGCGTCCTGTTTCTGGTATTGGGTCTTTTAGTCTACCTAGCTATGAAATTGAGATCACATCatttttgggaagattgttggatgGAGAAGAGCATAAATTTAGCTTGACTGTGACCAATGCTCTCAGTGTGTGGTTTGTGGATGCAAATTTGCACTTGTGGCTTGATAACAAGAGTTCAAGAACAAGTGGAAAATTAACTGAATATGAAGCGCCCCCTTTAAAGACCAATCTTCATTCAAAGTCAAACATAGTAGGCCTGAATGGATCCTTTGTTACATCTGCCCACAGGACGATTTCCCACTCCGGTTGGGTAGAATCATCTCAGGGGAAGTTAACTACTCACATTTCACAAGAGTATAAGTATATAAATTCAATGACTTTTGAAAACAATGGAGACGTACAGATTGTGGAGCAGAGTATAAGGGCCAAAAGCAGTGCTATACTTGAGGTGCCCACAGGGATACTATTATCTACTCAAGTTGATAGGTCTTTTCCCACATATATGTATTTTGCCGAGGTGGACAAAGGTAATGATACCACGCTTGACACGGCAAACTTTTCAAATGGATTTAATATGGATATTTCCATTGTTGCCCCAACGGATAGTTTTTTCAGCTCCTTAGGTACTACTCAGAATGCAGAGGGCTATATCGTTATTCAGAAGAACTTAGTCAGCAGTGGGTTGGGAAGCACCCAACAGACGTACAGTTATCGGAGTACTGAAGGTTGCTATTCTAGATCTTTGAGTGTTAGCAACTATACGTTTCTTTCAGACCATGTAGACACTTTCTGTGGCAGCACGTCCTGA